One Nostoc sp. CENA543 genomic window, TGGTAAACACTGGCAGTATTAGCGATCGCCAGATTATACTGGCTGCAATTAATACATGAAATTCCAGAAATGTCGCAACCTAGTTTAGATGTAACGACAGTAGGAAAGCTGGCGGAAAGTCTGCCTACTCCACCACAGCTAACGAGTCAAACAGCCGATTGGAGTAGTGTTTTTCTGGCTAATTACCAACATCCTGGTGCAGAACTCAATGAACCTGCAATTCCGTTTCATGTCCTGGAAGTCATGGATAATAGGATGCAAATACCACATGAACGCCGCCTTGGTGAGCAATTCTTATCTCATCCTATCTGTCCAGGGGAAGTTTTTTTATGTCCAGCGCAAACACCCCAGTGGATTACCTGGAAGAAAACATTAAACTTTTCACTGGTGGTATTTGATCCTATGTTTATTAAACAATTAGCAAATGAAGTAGAAATTGTTCAAGCCGTAGAATTTACACCCCAATGGCAAATATTTGATCCTATCATTCAAACTATAACCAATGCACTCAAAGCCGACTTAGCAGCCGGATGTCCAGCAGGTTCACTTTATGGACAACATTTCGGCACAGCCTTGGCTACCCATCTACTCACCAAATTTACAGCACATCAGCCAAAAGTTTCTGAATACAGTGACGGATTACCGCATCAGAAACTCAAACAAGTCTTAGATTACATTGAAGCTAATCTAACAGAAAAAATTAAACTAGAAGACTTGGCAAAAGTTTCAGGCGTGAGTGTGTTCTACTTTGCACGACAATTTAAGCAATCAATGGGAATACAACCTCATCAATACGTATTGCGACGACGGATAGAATACGCCAAACATTTGCTCAAAAGTTCAGACTATAGCGTTGCCAGGGTAGCGGCGGAGTGTGGTTTCGCCAATCCATCCCATCTTAGCCGTCACTTTTACAAACTAGTGAAGATGTCACCAGGAGATTTCCGCAATCAATAGCAAGAATGTGTTTATATTCCGCAAGAATGTATTCGTCTGCGTCTAGTCGAATTTAATACTATTTAAATAATTCAGTCCGAGAAAATTTACTGTTAGCAACTATATGTGGTTAACCAACTGCTGGTGCAGGCTTGAGACGGGTATTTGTTTTTTCAAGATATGCCGTTGATTGCTATTACACGCTTACGTCTGAGATTTCACCGTTATCTGCCCTCATTCATTGTCTACACTTTGCTATCTACATGGCAAGCCAAATACACACCTGGTAATCTCCGTATTAGCTTATTGATTGATGCCAACCTCACATTCTGGACACGAACTGCGTGGCAGAGTGAAGCAGCCATGTGTGCGTTCAGACAAGCAGCAAATCACAAACAAGCAATGCTGAAACTGATTGAGTGGTGTAATGAAGCCTCCGTTGTGCATTGGATACAAGAAACACCAACACTTCCTGACTGGTATGAAGCACACCAGAAAATGCTGACACAGGGAAATCGTTCTTTTGTCAAATATCCTTCATCTGCTCATATTGCTTATGAAATTGCCGTGCCGAAGATTATTGTGAGCATTCTTTAAATAAACAATCGAGTTCAGTAATAACAACTCAACTGTAACTAATTTAGGTAAAAATCATGGGCATTTGGAACAACATTAAAAATTTCATTAAAGAGTCTATTGCTGAAGATATCCTTAATCAATGTTCTAAGTGTGGTGCTTCTGACGAAGATCCCACAAAGGTTTACAAGACTAAAGATTGGGAAATTCCAGTATTTAATCCACAACATAATCCTACCTTTCCTAAAAAAAGTATTAGGTACAGTTGCATTTGTAAGGTGTGTGGACATAAGTGGACAAAAACAAAATTTGTTAGGCACTAAATATATTAGTTTTTACTATACATTAAGATATGCTTTTATTTGCTACTATTAATGCCTTTGGCATTTTGTGGGCTGGTTTCATGTGGGGAATTGCTGGAATTTGTGCAGGTATACTGGTTGCATTACCAGTTTTTGTTCTTGTTATATCATTAACCAACGATAACGGCGACACGGCCTTTCGAGTGACGGCTTTTGTTGTTGCTGGAGTAGTTTTAATGGGAATTTTAATCGGTGGAGTTTTTGAATACGAAAAACAGCTTAAGGAACAAAATAAATACTCTTATTCACTAACTCAACTGTCAAAATTTACCGAATTCGACATAACTAATATTTGGTTTCCGAAAAAATATGTCTCTCATATTGAACGAAAGTTTGAAATTTAACTAGTAGATTCATTAATCTGACGTAGGTATAACAGTTAAATAAAATGAAGTTTTTACCTAAATTAATTTTCTTGAGTTTTACTTTATTTGGTTTGCAAGGCTGCTTATTTGTAACATCAGCACCAGAGCCAAATCAAGTAATTGATCCGTCTTTATCATCTGAATCAGCACCTGTAA contains:
- a CDS encoding helix-turn-helix domain-containing protein gives rise to the protein MSQPSLDVTTVGKLAESLPTPPQLTSQTADWSSVFLANYQHPGAELNEPAIPFHVLEVMDNRMQIPHERRLGEQFLSHPICPGEVFLCPAQTPQWITWKKTLNFSLVVFDPMFIKQLANEVEIVQAVEFTPQWQIFDPIIQTITNALKADLAAGCPAGSLYGQHFGTALATHLLTKFTAHQPKVSEYSDGLPHQKLKQVLDYIEANLTEKIKLEDLAKVSGVSVFYFARQFKQSMGIQPHQYVLRRRIEYAKHLLKSSDYSVARVAAECGFANPSHLSRHFYKLVKMSPGDFRNQ